CACTATTCCTGCTTTGCGTGAGAGAAAAGAGGATATCACTCCGTTACTGGCTCACTTTTTAGAACAAAGCAATCAAATGCATAAACGGACTAAGGTCTTTGTACCGGAAACTCTAGAAATCCTATTAAATTATGAGTGGCCGGGAAACATCCGCGAACTTATGAATGTAGTCGAACGGCTTGTGGTTTTAACTCAGGAAGACATCATTGAGCCCCGGCACCTGCCACCGCAATTAAGGGAAGATCGCAAACCACTGGTATCGTCGGCTGGCGAGATAATTAACGATGCAGGGCAAGGCCGACAGGAAGCTGTAACTCTATGGAGCCCCGGGGACTCCCTTAAAGGCGTAATCACTAATCTGGAAGGTCGAATTATCGAAGAAGCGATATCATTTTATGGTTCAGTTAAAGAGGCGGCCAAGAGCTTAGGTGTCGACGAATCAACCATTACCAGGAAGCGCAGTAGGCGTAATAATTCATTAGCCATTGCCAGGAACAATGCTGACATGCAAAAATAAGGGCGACATGCAAAGTTGCATGAAAGAAACCGGCATTTTTGCATGCCGGTTTCTTTTTGCTTCTGACTGAAGAGAGCGTAATTTGCAACGGTTCAAAAATCTTTAAATTATTTTTGTGCCTTCCAATAGTTGATTTTTCTGAAAGTACGAGGGCTTAAGCAATTTACTAACCGTAAATTTAGCAAGAAAGATGCTAGCTGGCATCTTTCTTGCTTTATATAAGGTCGAAGAGAATATGGTCATTTCCTGAAGGAGGCCTCAGAAATGATCAGTCATTACTCACAGTTCAATACATCAAATTATCAATCAGGGGGTAAACAATGACAGAAACAGTTATAGTAAGTGCAGCACGTACACCTATCGGTAAGTTTGGGGGTGCGTTAAAAGATTTTTCTGCTGTCGACCTTGGCAGTATTGCGATTAAGGAGACAGTGAGCCGGGCCGGTGTTCGCGGCGAAGAGATAGACTTAGTTATTATGGGACAGGTTCTGCAGGCCGGATGCGGGCAAATCCCGTCCAGGCAGGCAACCATCAAGGCTGGATTGCCGCTAGCGGTACCTTCGGAAACCTTAAATAAAGTTTGCGCTTCCAGTTTTCGGGCGGTCACGCTGGCTGACCAGATAATACGTGCCGGTGATGCTGAGATTGTTATTGCCGGTGGCATGGAGAGCATGAGTAATGCGCCATATGCTAGTCGCAGTCAGCGGTGGGGACAACGTATGTTTAACTCCAATATGATTGATCTTATGGTTCACGACGGACTGTGGTGCGCTGTTTATGACCGGCACATGGCAGTTCATGGCGGCGTAGTTGCCGGAGAGTACGGTATTTCACGCGAGGAGCAGGACGAGTGGGCACTGAGAAGCCAGCAACTGGCAAGTAAGGCTATGGCCAGCGGGGTATTAAAGGACGAAATTGTCCCGGTAGTGATTCGTAACAAAAAAGGTGAAAGTATCTTTGATAAAGATGAATCTCCAAGACCGGATACTACAATAGAGACGCTGGCCAATTTACCTGCACTTTTTACCAAAGACAACACAGTTACCGCCGGTAATGCTCCTGGCACAAATGATGCAGGTTCAGCCATGATGCTGATGTCTAAGGCGCGGGCTGAAGCTATGAATGTCAAACCGCTTGCCACTATCGTCGGCCACGCCATGGTGGCAGAAGAGGCCGCCCATATTGCCAGTGCGCCCGGGAATGCCATCAATAAATTATTGAAAAAAATAAAAATGTCCATCGCTGATATAGATTTGATAGAAGTCAATGAAGCTTTTGCAGCTGTGGCTTTAGTCAGTGGTAAAATTGTTGGCTGGGATCCGAAAAAAGTCAATGTAAATGGCGGTGCTATAGCTTACGGACATCCGATTGGAGCATCCGGGGCTCGCGTCATCATGACGCTTGTTTATGAAATGCGCCGACGCGGTCTTAAGTACGGCATAGCAGCCATCTGCAGTGGCGCCGCACAAGGTGATGCTATTTTAGTAAGATGCGATTATTAATTATCTGAGAGGGGTTCTTTACTATGAAAATTAACAGGATTATGGTAGTTGGCGCCGGGCAGATGGGGTCCGGGATTGCTCAGGTCGCAGCACAGGCAGGCGTTAAAGTTTTGCTTAACGACATTAAGCAGGAATTTGTAGCCCGTGGCCTCAACCGGATAGAAACTAACTTGGCAAAGGATGTTGCGAAAGGCAGAAAATCCAGTCAGGAAAAAGATGCGATTCTGGCTAATATCAGCGCAAGCCTTTCACTCGACGATGCAGCTGGCTGTGATGTCGTTATTGAGGCAGCAATGGAAAACCTTGAGATAAAACGGGAGATCTTTCAAAAACTGGACAAGATTTGTCCCGCGCATACAATTCTTGCCACCAATACTTCGTCA
This genomic window from Sporomusa termitida contains:
- a CDS encoding acetyl-CoA C-acetyltransferase encodes the protein MTETVIVSAARTPIGKFGGALKDFSAVDLGSIAIKETVSRAGVRGEEIDLVIMGQVLQAGCGQIPSRQATIKAGLPLAVPSETLNKVCASSFRAVTLADQIIRAGDAEIVIAGGMESMSNAPYASRSQRWGQRMFNSNMIDLMVHDGLWCAVYDRHMAVHGGVVAGEYGISREEQDEWALRSQQLASKAMASGVLKDEIVPVVIRNKKGESIFDKDESPRPDTTIETLANLPALFTKDNTVTAGNAPGTNDAGSAMMLMSKARAEAMNVKPLATIVGHAMVAEEAAHIASAPGNAINKLLKKIKMSIADIDLIEVNEAFAAVALVSGKIVGWDPKKVNVNGGAIAYGHPIGASGARVIMTLVYEMRRRGLKYGIAAICSGAAQGDAILVRCDY